One region of Acidovorax sp. T1 genomic DNA includes:
- a CDS encoding EAL domain-containing protein translates to MAFMHRVSGWLGRLSVGRKLMLIYLLDLTAVIYVSSILIHEKYLAIDFTRKEVVGTTYAAVVRDGLMGQFLDASQQPPLVADVLTRLDTVRAAHDEQLRTADAGQRFGSALKALVGRAAEGGAGGDAQSLTHLRSQLLREGRELLTTVGNQSNLILDPDLDSYYVMSLVVLRFPELLQAVHDTVSFLNAAPSRRGPQWSSELLTLVGRLDAVMLGIESDYNQAFIAGSPEMRAALVRQREALKAAQEGFQALLQGIASGESRLTVAQVGVQEALVLGALHDAWSVGIVDLERLLNQRVDSLFARMWLHLGTALVLLGCILSLVTLVARQIAKPLQQLARVADEVRKSGDHTLRAHWVSRDEIGRLVTAFNEMLAQLDRERLLQQELAASARAAEAQRELVEAFPIPMVVTSVPEHEVLHFNAPAAHWLGGRKTDPWAVGLEPGVRARFFQRLADHGSVDEFEVRWKGSPEPSWAVLSARRLQFQGRDSVLTAFTPINVLKVMEQRLELWAKVFEASSEGIIIMNAEQQIISVNKAFCRSTHYDFYEVIGEDLGFLLDEAGAEPLSAQIQRTMLDKESWQGEVRFRRRSGETYPAWLMVSAVREGKGHDNSAGVANHIGIAIDITDRKRSEERIQFLAHHDVLTELPNRSLCVQRLQLALAQAPITGEKVAVLFIDLDRFKAINDTLGHHIGDGLLRSVAARLTQAVRSRDTVSRLGGDEFVVVMRDVTGREDVQQLVERRLIPLIRQSHPVEGHELNVSCSVGIAVYPEDGSDIDELMRRADAAMYEAKTTGRDMARFYSMETDQRAVARQTMEQHLRRALERNELSLHYQPRLSAKGAQLLGVEALLRWTSPVLGAIPPSEFIPIAEETGMIRAIGSWVLQQACEQWVRWQNLALDTGPGDAVALHPLAQVSISVNLSAAQMSDPSLVTDIEALLARTGMPAHRLELEITESQLMDNAHASELQLAALKLLGVQLSIDDFGTGYSSLAYLKRFDVDRLKVDKSFVHDMLTNPADMAITRAIIALGHTLGLKIVAEGVEDLATAQVLSALDCEELQGYHFSRPLPVPELEAWACQHWPSGVPVREVLAAA, encoded by the coding sequence ATGGCATTCATGCACCGCGTATCGGGTTGGCTGGGCCGACTCAGTGTGGGCCGCAAGCTCATGCTCATCTATCTGCTGGATCTGACGGCGGTGATCTACGTCTCCAGCATCCTGATTCACGAAAAATACCTGGCCATTGACTTCACGCGCAAGGAAGTGGTGGGCACCACCTATGCCGCCGTGGTGCGCGACGGGCTGATGGGGCAGTTTCTGGACGCATCGCAGCAGCCACCGCTGGTGGCCGATGTACTGACCCGGCTGGACACTGTGCGTGCGGCACACGACGAGCAACTGCGCACGGCCGATGCCGGGCAGCGCTTTGGTTCGGCGTTGAAAGCGCTGGTGGGGCGCGCAGCCGAGGGTGGTGCGGGCGGTGATGCGCAGTCGCTCACCCACCTGCGCAGCCAGCTGCTGCGCGAGGGGCGCGAGCTGCTCACCACCGTGGGCAACCAGTCCAACCTGATCCTGGACCCAGACCTGGACAGCTACTACGTCATGTCGTTGGTGGTGCTGCGGTTTCCCGAGCTGCTGCAGGCGGTGCATGACACCGTCAGTTTTTTGAACGCGGCGCCGTCGCGGCGCGGGCCCCAGTGGTCATCGGAGCTGCTGACACTGGTGGGGCGGCTGGATGCGGTGATGCTGGGCATCGAGTCGGACTACAACCAGGCCTTCATTGCCGGATCGCCCGAGATGCGCGCCGCGCTGGTACGCCAGCGCGAGGCGCTGAAGGCGGCGCAGGAGGGCTTTCAGGCACTGCTGCAAGGCATTGCTTCGGGCGAGTCACGCCTGACGGTGGCGCAGGTGGGCGTGCAGGAGGCCCTGGTGCTGGGTGCGTTGCACGATGCCTGGTCGGTGGGCATTGTGGACCTGGAGCGTTTGCTGAACCAGCGCGTAGACAGCCTGTTTGCCCGCATGTGGCTGCACCTGGGCACGGCGCTGGTGCTGCTGGGCTGCATCCTGAGCCTGGTGACGCTGGTGGCCCGGCAGATCGCCAAGCCGCTGCAGCAGCTGGCCCGCGTGGCCGACGAGGTGCGCAAGAGCGGCGACCACACGCTGCGCGCGCACTGGGTCAGCCGTGACGAGATTGGCCGCCTGGTCACGGCCTTCAACGAAATGCTGGCCCAGCTCGACCGCGAACGCCTGCTGCAGCAGGAGCTGGCCGCCAGCGCCCGCGCGGCCGAGGCCCAGCGCGAGCTGGTGGAGGCCTTCCCCATCCCCATGGTCGTCACCTCGGTGCCCGAGCATGAGGTGTTGCACTTCAACGCGCCCGCCGCCCACTGGCTGGGCGGCCGCAAGACCGACCCCTGGGCCGTTGGGCTGGAGCCTGGCGTGCGTGCGCGCTTCTTCCAGCGCCTGGCGGACCATGGCTCGGTTGATGAATTTGAAGTGCGCTGGAAGGGCAGCCCCGAGCCATCGTGGGCCGTGCTGTCGGCGCGGCGCCTGCAGTTCCAGGGGCGCGACTCGGTGCTCACGGCGTTCACGCCCATCAACGTGCTCAAGGTGATGGAGCAGCGCCTGGAGCTGTGGGCCAAGGTGTTCGAGGCCTCGTCGGAGGGCATCATCATCATGAACGCCGAGCAGCAGATCATCAGCGTGAACAAGGCGTTCTGCCGCAGCACGCACTACGACTTCTACGAAGTCATCGGCGAGGACCTGGGCTTTTTGCTGGACGAGGCGGGCGCCGAGCCGCTGTCGGCGCAGATCCAGCGCACCATGCTCGACAAGGAGTCCTGGCAGGGCGAGGTGCGGTTTCGCCGCCGTTCGGGCGAGACCTATCCGGCCTGGCTCATGGTGTCGGCCGTGCGCGAGGGCAAGGGCCATGACAACAGTGCAGGCGTGGCCAACCACATCGGCATTGCCATCGACATCACCGACCGCAAGCGCAGCGAGGAGCGCATCCAGTTTCTGGCCCACCACGACGTGCTCACCGAGCTGCCCAACCGTTCACTGTGCGTGCAGCGCCTGCAGCTGGCGCTGGCGCAGGCGCCCATCACGGGCGAAAAGGTGGCCGTGCTGTTCATCGACCTGGACCGCTTCAAGGCCATCAACGATACGTTGGGCCACCACATTGGCGACGGCCTGCTGCGCTCGGTGGCGGCGCGCCTTACCCAGGCCGTGCGCAGCCGCGACACCGTGAGCCGCCTGGGGGGCGATGAGTTCGTGGTGGTGATGCGTGACGTGACCGGGCGCGAGGATGTGCAGCAGCTGGTGGAGCGGCGGCTGATCCCGCTCATCCGCCAGAGCCATCCGGTGGAAGGGCACGAGCTGAACGTGTCCTGCAGCGTGGGCATCGCCGTGTACCCCGAGGACGGCAGCGACATCGACGAACTCATGCGCCGCGCCGACGCCGCCATGTACGAGGCCAAGACCACCGGGCGCGACATGGCGCGGTTCTATTCGATGGAGACCGACCAGCGCGCCGTGGCCCGCCAGACCATGGAGCAGCACCTGCGCCGTGCGCTGGAGCGCAACGAACTGAGCCTGCACTACCAGCCCCGCCTGAGCGCCAAAGGCGCCCAGCTGCTGGGCGTGGAGGCCCTGCTGCGCTGGACCAGCCCGGTGCTGGGCGCCATCCCGCCCAGCGAATTCATCCCCATCGCCGAAGAGACCGGCATGATCCGCGCCATTGGCAGCTGGGTGCTGCAGCAGGCCTGCGAGCAGTGGGTGCGCTGGCAAAACCTGGCGCTAGACACGGGCCCGGGCGACGCCGTGGCGCTACACCCCTTGGCCCAGGTGTCGATCTCGGTCAACCTGTCGGCCGCGCAGATGTCCGACCCATCGCTGGTGACCGACATCGAGGCGCTGCTGGCCCGCACCGGCATGCCCGCCCACCGGCTGGAGCTGGAGATCACCGAGTCCCAGTTGATGGACAACGCCCATGCGTCCGAGCTGCAGCTGGCGGCGCTCAAGCTGCTGGGCGTGCAGCTGTCCATCGACGACTTTGGTACGGGGTATTCCAGCCTGGCCTACCTCAAGCGTTTCGACGTCGACCGGCTCAAGGTGGACAAGTCCTTTGTGCACGACATGCTGACCAACCCCGCCGACATGGCCATCACCCGCGCCATCATCGCCCTGGGCCATACGTTGGGCCTCAAGATCGTGGCCGAGGGCGTCGAAGACCTGGCCACGGCCCAGGTGCTGAGCGCGCTGGACTGCGAGGAGCTGCAGGGCTACCACTTCAGCCGCCCGCTGCCGGTGCCAGAGCTTGAGGCCTGGGCCTGCCAGCACTGGCCGTCGGGAGTGCCGGTGCGCGAGGTGCTGGCGGCCGCTTGA